The proteins below come from a single Mycobacterium parmense genomic window:
- a CDS encoding AurF N-oxygenase family protein, with product MARTRLVRRWRRNMDVLDDAEYADVLRVLSEGSVRRNFNPYIDIDWTAPEYAVVDNDPRWKLPATDPLGRHPWYQAQSEERQIRIGMWRQANVAKVGLHFESVLIRGLMGYAFWVPNGSPEYRYCLHEAVEECNHTMMFQEMVNHIGADVPGMRRQLKWLSPLIPLVASPLPIPFWFGILAGEEPIDHTQKNVLREGKELHPIMERVMSIHVAEEARHISFAHEYLRKRVPHLPRRKRFWLSLYVPVIMRVACSAIVVPPKAFWQEFDIPREVRKQVFFGSLESRKALRDMFGDVRMLCYDTGLMNPIARMVWRICKINGKPSRYRCEPQRQHLVAVA from the coding sequence ATCGCTCGGACGAGGTTGGTGCGGCGTTGGCGCCGCAACATGGACGTGCTGGACGACGCCGAGTATGCCGACGTGCTGCGCGTCCTGTCTGAGGGCTCAGTGCGACGCAATTTCAACCCATACATCGACATCGACTGGACCGCACCTGAGTACGCGGTAGTCGACAACGACCCCCGCTGGAAGTTGCCGGCGACTGACCCGCTGGGCCGGCACCCGTGGTATCAGGCGCAGTCGGAGGAACGCCAAATCAGGATCGGCATGTGGCGTCAGGCCAATGTGGCCAAGGTGGGGCTGCACTTCGAGTCGGTCCTCATCCGCGGCCTGATGGGGTACGCGTTCTGGGTGCCGAACGGGTCCCCGGAGTACCGGTACTGCCTGCACGAGGCGGTCGAAGAGTGCAACCACACCATGATGTTTCAGGAGATGGTGAACCACATCGGCGCCGACGTGCCTGGGATGCGGCGGCAGCTGAAGTGGCTTTCGCCGCTGATCCCGCTGGTCGCTAGCCCTCTGCCGATCCCGTTCTGGTTCGGCATCCTCGCCGGTGAGGAACCCATCGACCACACTCAGAAGAACGTGTTACGTGAGGGCAAGGAACTGCACCCGATCATGGAGCGGGTGATGTCCATCCACGTGGCCGAAGAGGCTCGGCACATCTCGTTTGCTCACGAGTATCTGCGTAAGCGTGTGCCGCACTTACCGCGGCGTAAGCGGTTTTGGCTGTCGTTATACGTGCCGGTGATTATGCGGGTGGCATGCTCGGCGATCGTGGTCCCGCCGAAGGCCTTCTGGCAGGAATTCGACATCCCGCGCGAGGTCCGCAAGCAGGTGTTCTTCGGGTCCCTGGAGTCGCGCAAGGCGCTGCGTGACATGTTCGGTGACGTGCGGATGCTGTGCTACGACACCGGGCTGATGAACCCGATCGCGCGAATGGTGTGGCGGATCTGCAAGATCAACGGCAAGCCGTCGCGTTATCGCTGCGAGCCGCAGCGCCAGCACCTGGTCGCGGTCGCCTAG
- a CDS encoding SDR family NAD(P)-dependent oxidoreductase, with translation MKDFTNKVAVITGAGSGIGRNLALSLAEQGAQLALSDIDTSALADTAGRCEKVGAKAVPFELDVAQRPAVYEHAKNVVSEFGRVNLVFNNAGVALSADVADMDWDDFEWLMGINFWGVAHGTKAFMPHLIASGDGHIVNVSSVFGFVGIPSQSAYNAAKFAVRGFTEALRQELRAARHPVGVTCVHPGGVKTNIAGHARGLPDGSDPETLSRLFHRIAFTSPESASRAILRGVKKNKPRVLIGPDARVFDAIPRILGPRYEDIMASFYRTGRYGAGRRLAERLGLPR, from the coding sequence ATGAAGGACTTCACCAATAAAGTGGCAGTAATCACCGGCGCTGGCTCAGGTATCGGCCGTAACCTGGCGTTGAGCTTGGCTGAACAGGGGGCGCAGCTGGCGCTGTCGGACATCGATACGAGCGCGCTGGCCGATACCGCTGGTCGATGCGAGAAGGTCGGAGCTAAGGCGGTGCCGTTCGAGCTCGATGTAGCCCAACGGCCGGCAGTTTACGAACACGCAAAGAATGTCGTCAGTGAATTCGGCAGAGTGAACCTTGTTTTCAACAACGCGGGTGTGGCACTCTCGGCCGACGTGGCCGACATGGATTGGGACGACTTCGAGTGGCTGATGGGCATCAACTTTTGGGGGGTGGCCCATGGCACCAAGGCATTCATGCCGCACCTGATCGCGTCCGGCGATGGCCACATCGTCAATGTGTCATCGGTTTTCGGGTTCGTCGGGATTCCGTCACAAAGCGCCTACAATGCCGCCAAATTCGCCGTCCGCGGCTTCACCGAGGCCCTACGCCAAGAACTCCGGGCCGCCAGGCATCCGGTAGGTGTGACCTGCGTTCACCCGGGCGGGGTGAAGACCAACATCGCCGGTCACGCCCGAGGGCTGCCCGACGGCTCGGACCCCGAAACGCTTAGCCGCCTTTTCCATAGGATCGCGTTCACCAGCCCCGAATCAGCCTCGAGGGCGATACTGCGTGGGGTCAAGAAGAATAAGCCGCGGGTGCTGATCGGTCCTGACGCAAGAGTTTTCGATGCCATTCCCCGAATCCTCGGCCCTCGCTACGAGGACATCATGGCGTCGTTCTATCGCACCGGGCGCTACGGTGCGGGGCGTCGACTCGCCGAACGCCTCGGCCTGCCCAGGTAG
- a CDS encoding metal-dependent hydrolase, giving the protein MTSDHIVQEAATTANAVSEGSRYPTTRRIRFPFAQGSKYFVNDDIIFSHFLANLSGSFPPGEELFIRSVRRFADEIADPGLKKRVAGFIGQESVHGQQHRALNDKLVDMGYPIGWWDSEKFVDWVKRIEEVLPARIPLAVTAAAEHFTAVLAERLLGDEEIQAIPGDAEVWNLLNWHALEELEHKSVAFDVFRSVRGTERVRRRVMAVMIPLLLLLITAVLACSVARDPEARRQPVRLVRETYRLYRGPILRGVIPELRQYLRPGFHPDDIDTNALLEQWQEELFGTEGALVGYLK; this is encoded by the coding sequence ATGACGAGCGACCACATAGTGCAAGAGGCAGCGACCACTGCAAATGCGGTGAGTGAGGGGTCTCGGTATCCGACGACCCGGCGGATACGTTTCCCGTTTGCCCAGGGCAGCAAGTATTTCGTTAACGACGACATCATCTTCAGCCACTTTCTGGCGAACTTGTCGGGGTCGTTCCCGCCGGGGGAGGAGTTGTTCATTCGGTCGGTGCGCCGGTTTGCCGATGAGATCGCCGACCCTGGGTTGAAGAAGCGGGTGGCCGGGTTTATCGGTCAGGAATCGGTGCATGGCCAGCAGCATCGGGCGCTCAATGACAAGCTCGTTGACATGGGGTATCCGATTGGGTGGTGGGATTCCGAAAAGTTTGTTGATTGGGTGAAACGCATCGAGGAGGTGCTGCCGGCCCGGATTCCGCTGGCGGTGACAGCAGCCGCAGAACACTTCACCGCCGTACTTGCTGAGCGGCTGCTCGGCGATGAGGAGATCCAGGCGATCCCGGGTGATGCGGAGGTGTGGAACCTGCTGAACTGGCATGCGCTGGAGGAACTTGAGCACAAGTCGGTTGCCTTTGATGTATTCCGCTCGGTGCGGGGTACCGAGCGGGTGCGTCGACGTGTGATGGCGGTAATGATCCCCCTTCTGCTCCTCCTCATAACCGCCGTACTGGCTTGTTCGGTGGCGCGGGATCCCGAAGCGCGCCGTCAGCCAGTGCGACTGGTGCGTGAGACCTATCGGCTCTACCGCGGCCCCATTCTTCGTGGCGTGATCCCAGAGCTCAGGCAATACCTGCGACCGGGATTTCATCCCGACGACATCGACACCAACGCGTTGCTGGAGCAATGGCAGGAGGAACTCTTCGGCACCGAGGGGGCCCTGGTCGGCTACCTGAAGTGA